GGTCAATGGGGCAGCAGCTTTACCACGCTATTTTTTGTCGGCGCGGCCGGACTCATGGTGTTGCTGAAATGCGGCCGCATTGACATCAGCTTGGCCTTTATTGTTTCGTATTACGGACTCGAATTTACGCGCTCGGTACTCTGGCTCGGCTGGCCCATCGATCATTTCGGCCACATGGTCACCAATGGCGCCTTGCTGCTGTTTACCTTCTTCATGATCACCGACCCGGTGACGACGCCCAACCATCCCAAAGCCCGGATCGCTTGGGCGGTCATGGTCGGCCTGCTCACTTTTGGCCTGAACCATATCTTCATCCTGAATTCAGGAGCGCCGATCTGGGCACTCTTTATCATTTCCCCGCTTACGCTTGTCTTTGACAAATTCTTCAAGGCTCAAAAATTCAATTGGCTTCCTGCTCCCACTACGCAGGCTTGAAAATCCCGATTCGATTCCATTCCCCCATTTTCAAAGCACAAAAACAATGAAAACAAGACTTTCAAAAGCCCTGCTTCTCGCACTCTCCCTGCTCGTGGGTACCCAACAGGTAAACGCCTTCTGCGGCTTTTACGTCGCCAAGGCCGATGCCAAACTCTTCAATAAATCCTCGCAGGTGATCATAGCGCGCGATGGTAACCATACGGTCATCACCATGTCGAGTGATTATCAAGGCGATGCGAAGGATTTCGCCATGGTTGTTCCCGTGCCGGAGGTGCTCAAGGAGAGCGATATCCGCGTGGTCCAACAGTACATTTTTGACAAATTTGATGCCTTTACTGCGCCGCGTTTGGTGGAATATTGGGATGAAAATCCCTGCCAACAGTACTACTACCAACGCGCAGTATCCTCAAAAACAGAATCCAAGCGTTCCAAAGCCATTGAGGAGTCGAGCATGGATGACTTTGCCAAGGACAACGGTGTGACCATTGAGGCCAAGTACACGGTTGGCGAATATGACATTCTGATCCTGAGCGCAACGGAAAGCACCGGCCTCAAAACTTGGCTCACGGGTAGCGGCTACAAAATCCCGAGCGGGGCCGACGAAGTCTTGGATCCCTATATCAAGGACGGAATGAAGTTTTTTGTGGTCAAGGTGAATCTCGAACAACAAAAAGCACTCGGTGTCCAAACCCTGCGCCCGCTCCAAATCCAATTCAACAGCAGCCGCTTCATGTTGCCCATCCGACTGGGAATGGCCAATGCAGAAAGTGCCCAAGACATGATTGTCTACGCCTTCACCCGCAAAGGACGCGTCGAGACCGCCAATTACCGCACGACCAAATTGCCCACTGATCGCGACATTCCGGAGTTTGTGCTTACCGACAATCTATTCGGTGATTTTTACAAGTCTCTCTATGAAAAGGCTTGGTCGAGCGAAGGTAAAAACTCAGTCATGCTGGAATATGCCTGGGATGAAAGTTCGC
The sequence above is drawn from the Bacteroidota bacterium genome and encodes:
- a CDS encoding RnfABCDGE type electron transport complex subunit D; translation: MNTNTAVLHAARNPLAQIWTWFLKDARHFQILSLSTFLCYGILQLGWNTNLDRILITFGTCLLTQLFWIKWSGAPWHSLKSAMISSLGLCLLLKTNLLTTAIIAGILTISSKFIIQYERKHIFNPVNFGIIATVMLTGDAWVSPGQWGSSFTTLFFVGAAGLMVLLKCGRIDISLAFIVSYYGLEFTRSVLWLGWPIDHFGHMVTNGALLLFTFFMITDPVTTPNHPKARIAWAVMVGLLTFGLNHIFILNSGAPIWALFIISPLTLVFDKFFKAQKFNWLPAPTTQA
- a CDS encoding DUF2330 domain-containing protein encodes the protein MKTRLSKALLLALSLLVGTQQVNAFCGFYVAKADAKLFNKSSQVIIARDGNHTVITMSSDYQGDAKDFAMVVPVPEVLKESDIRVVQQYIFDKFDAFTAPRLVEYWDENPCQQYYYQRAVSSKTESKRSKAIEESSMDDFAKDNGVTIEAKYTVGEYDILILSATESTGLKTWLTGSGYKIPSGADEVLDPYIKDGMKFFVVKVNLEQQKALGVQTLRPLQIQFNSSRFMLPIRLGMANAESAQDMIVYAFTRKGRVETANYRTTKLPTDRDIPEFVLTDNLFGDFYKSLYEKAWSSEGKNSVMLEYAWDESSQQSVHCDPCVTSPLSFAEVREAGVWWVTPDAGDGGYDGDLFVTRLHVRYDRKTFPQDLMFINTPDQSRFQGRYVIRHAATGSLDCEEGKRYKSDLRMRRQKELQELAALTGWSVSKWGSYLGQNILPDPVTPVLPSLRDSNIPQSSFPIGLTDPKAHVIKVNRAGFIIVEDSSKPSVATAQSDSGLVDEATSIAASNAYLGDAVSAKKPAITRNQWLLALAGLMFVGGMIVRIVGRKPKPGANA